A single region of the Acidobacteriota bacterium genome encodes:
- a CDS encoding hydroxyacid dehydrogenase, whose protein sequence is MPDILITENIRGVAMDELCREFDAVFAPDLWQQPARLLDMVPDFRALIARNQTQLTRELMAAGTRLEVIGRAGVGMDNVDLDAANEHGIVVALTPEQSTNSVAELVIGLLLSLMRSISVADRDTKAGGWNRQRFMGNEISGKTLGIIGFGRIGSSTAAKARALGMEILDYDPYVDPESLRALEIRARLTSFAEVLSRSDCVSLHIPENEETRGMFGAEQFRLMKPGGFFINAARGGVVQEDALLHALQTKQIAGAALEVRQQEPALPSGFDVLPNVIQLPHLGASTYEAQHRVVTAICRDVRSILLGGAARNFANFAKPRK, encoded by the coding sequence ATGCCAGACATACTCATTACAGAAAACATCCGGGGCGTCGCAATGGACGAGTTGTGCCGCGAATTCGACGCCGTCTTCGCGCCTGATTTGTGGCAACAACCGGCGCGCTTGCTCGACATGGTGCCGGACTTCCGCGCTTTGATCGCGCGCAATCAGACGCAACTGACGCGCGAGTTGATGGCGGCGGGCACGCGCCTGGAAGTCATCGGGCGCGCGGGCGTCGGCATGGACAACGTTGATCTGGACGCGGCGAACGAGCACGGCATCGTCGTCGCGCTGACGCCCGAACAAAGCACGAATTCCGTCGCCGAGTTGGTCATCGGCCTGCTGCTTTCGCTGATGCGTTCCATTTCGGTGGCAGATCGCGATACCAAAGCCGGGGGCTGGAATCGCCAACGCTTCATGGGCAATGAGATCAGCGGCAAGACGCTCGGCATCATCGGCTTCGGACGCATCGGTAGCAGCACTGCGGCCAAGGCCCGCGCCTTGGGCATGGAAATCCTGGACTACGATCCTTACGTTGATCCTGAGAGTTTGCGCGCGCTCGAAATCCGCGCGCGGCTCACCAGCTTTGCCGAAGTCCTCTCACGTTCGGATTGCGTCAGCTTGCACATCCCCGAAAACGAAGAGACGCGCGGCATGTTCGGCGCTGAGCAATTCCGCCTGATGAAACCGGGCGGCTTTTTCATCAATGCGGCGCGGGGCGGCGTCGTGCAGGAAGACGCCTTGCTGCACGCTTTGCAAACCAAACAAATCGCCGGTGCGGCCTTGGAAGTGCGCCAGCAGGAACCCGCGCTGCCGAGCGGCTTTGATGTGCTGCCGAACGTCATCCAGTTGCCGCATCTCGGCGCTTCAACGTATGAAGCGCAACACCGCGTCGTCACCGCCATCTGCCGCGATGTGCGCAGCATCCTGCTGGGCGGCGCGGCGCGTAACTTTGCGAATTTTGCAAAACCCAGAAAGTAG
- a CDS encoding sigma-54-dependent Fis family transcriptional regulator, which translates to MAKEKILVVDDEPLIRWTLNEALRSWGYETLEAGTVAGALSSFEADRPVAVLLDINLPDGSGLDVLRELKARQPHAVVIMITANVLVEDTIAAMRGGAYDFIGKPINLNELQVTIRNGLEASKLRREVSRMRREQKSEFNFEQIIGQSSTMQRMLALARRVAESEASSVLLQGESGTGKDLVAKATHYASHRADYPFVAINCAAIPATLLESELFGYEKGAFTDAKGRKEGLFEQAEGGTIFLDEIGELELGLQAKLLRVLEEGAFRRVGGLKDLPLHVRVIAASNRDLRTESEAGRFRLDLYYRLSVIQIDLPPLRERGDDVLALAEFYLKQFNQKLRKQIRGLAPEVIDLFRRYPWPGNVRELRNVIERVMILEDQNYITTNWLPRGLAEGYAPPVPAKSWLDSAPVPTALPAVIEVPANPPNVLANGVTPAVPVASATFVATPASPVSTVLPVEPPPPKTLAECFPLPAAGVELEAVEMSLVEQALKRSGGNQTRAAELLRISRDQLRYRLKKLESGAAQAEANAVTAG; encoded by the coding sequence ATGGCTAAAGAAAAAATTCTGGTTGTAGATGACGAACCGTTGATTCGCTGGACGCTCAATGAAGCGTTGCGGAGTTGGGGGTACGAAACGCTGGAAGCCGGCACGGTCGCGGGCGCACTCTCTTCATTTGAGGCAGACCGCCCGGTGGCGGTTTTGCTCGACATCAATTTGCCGGATGGCTCCGGGCTGGATGTGTTGCGCGAATTGAAAGCGCGCCAGCCGCACGCCGTGGTGATTATGATCACCGCCAATGTGCTGGTCGAAGACACCATCGCCGCCATGCGCGGGGGCGCTTATGATTTCATCGGCAAGCCAATCAACCTGAACGAACTGCAGGTCACCATTCGCAATGGCTTGGAAGCCAGCAAGCTGCGCCGCGAGGTTTCGCGCATGCGCCGCGAACAGAAAAGCGAATTCAATTTCGAGCAGATCATCGGCCAGTCTTCCACCATGCAGCGTATGCTGGCGCTGGCGCGCCGCGTCGCCGAAAGCGAAGCGTCGTCGGTGCTCTTGCAAGGCGAAAGCGGCACGGGTAAAGACCTGGTTGCCAAAGCGACGCATTACGCCTCGCACCGCGCGGACTATCCGTTCGTCGCCATCAACTGCGCGGCCATTCCGGCCACCTTGCTCGAAAGCGAATTGTTCGGTTACGAAAAAGGCGCGTTCACCGACGCCAAAGGTCGCAAAGAGGGGCTGTTTGAACAGGCCGAAGGCGGCACGATCTTTCTGGATGAAATTGGCGAACTCGAACTGGGGTTGCAGGCCAAACTGCTGCGCGTTTTGGAAGAAGGGGCCTTCCGCCGCGTCGGTGGGTTGAAAGACTTGCCCCTGCACGTGCGCGTGATTGCCGCGTCCAACCGCGATTTGCGCACCGAAAGCGAAGCGGGCCGCTTCCGGCTCGATCTGTATTACCGCTTGTCGGTGATTCAGATTGATCTGCCGCCGTTGCGCGAACGCGGCGACGATGTACTGGCGCTAGCCGAATTTTATCTCAAACAGTTCAATCAAAAACTCCGCAAACAGATCCGCGGGCTTGCGCCAGAGGTGATTGATTTATTCCGCCGCTATCCCTGGCCGGGCAATGTGCGCGAGTTACGCAACGTCATTGAACGCGTGATGATTCTGGAAGATCAGAATTACATCACCACCAATTGGCTGCCGCGCGGTTTGGCGGAAGGCTACGCGCCGCCCGTGCCAGCCAAATCGTGGCTGGATTCCGCCCCCGTGCCAACCGCGCTGCCCGCTGTCATCGAAGTTCCGGCTAACCCGCCAAATGTATTGGCCAATGGTGTAACACCCGCCGTGCCGGTGGCGTCAGCAACGTTTGTGGCGACTCCGGCGTCGCCCGTGAGCACCGTCTTGCCGGTTGAACCGCCGCCGCCGAAAACGCTGGCGGAATGTTTCCCCTTGCCCGCCGCTGGCGTCGAACTGGAAGCCGTCGAGATGTCGCTGGTCGAACAGGCCCTGAAACGCAGCGGCGGCAATCAAACGCGCGCGGCGGAATTGCTGCGCATTTCGCGCGACCAATTGCGCTATCGCTTGAAGAAACTCGAAAGCGGCGCGGCGCAAGCTGAGGCTAACGCCGTGACAGCAGGATGA
- the fsa gene encoding fructose-6-phosphate aldolase, producing MKLFLDTADVAQVREAWSWGVIDGVTTNPSHVSKTGRRAQDVYAEILDIVDGPVSLETVTLTAPEIIEEGRTLAQLHRNVVVKVPLLKEGLKAVKVLSAEGIKTNVTITFSPLQALLAAKCGATYISPFVGRLDAVGHFGMELVEQIKTIYDNYGYQTEIIAAALRHPTHVLEAGLAGAHVCTMAFEILDQLYHHPLTDVVLQQFLTDWAKVPE from the coding sequence ATGAAACTCTTTCTTGATACTGCTGATGTCGCCCAAGTCCGCGAGGCGTGGAGCTGGGGCGTTATTGATGGCGTGACGACGAACCCTTCGCACGTGTCCAAAACGGGCCGCCGGGCACAGGACGTGTACGCCGAAATTCTGGACATTGTGGACGGGCCGGTGAGTTTGGAAACCGTCACGTTGACCGCGCCGGAAATCATTGAAGAAGGCCGCACGCTGGCGCAGTTGCACCGGAACGTCGTCGTCAAGGTGCCGCTGCTCAAAGAAGGTTTGAAGGCCGTCAAGGTGTTGAGCGCCGAAGGCATCAAGACCAATGTGACCATTACCTTCTCGCCCTTGCAGGCGTTGTTGGCGGCCAAATGCGGCGCGACATACATCAGCCCGTTTGTCGGGCGGCTCGATGCAGTCGGACATTTCGGCATGGAGTTGGTCGAACAGATCAAAACGATCTACGACAATTACGGCTACCAGACCGAAATCATCGCCGCCGCCCTGCGCCATCCGACGCATGTGCTGGAAGCGGGTCTGGCGGGCGCGCACGTTTGCACGATGGCGTTCGAGATTCTGGATCAGCTTTACCACCATCCATTGACCGATGTGGTGTTACAGCAATTTCTGACTGATTGGGCGAAGGTGCCGGAATGA
- a CDS encoding PAS domain-containing protein codes for MPILPTADGSEWLPQWEALFEAMEDGVCVQTTDARIMLVNRAFAEMFGRPPAELIGKTCNDVFGCASDHGQLPKQCARLNSLLTGVTATEEISGRNPGQRLRARVSPVRDVAGQVIAFVMVVRDVTDVALREREQSRIEQIARLGELVAGLAHEIKNPLAGIQGAVDILIQRRLPEDPERAVLENVRHEVNRIDSAIQLLLSRARPRTFNFQPANLADTVQRAVGLGQAIAASATHGRIRVKFISPALPLVLAIDEHQIEDAVLNLILNALDAIAGPGQIVVSVSHDQLNDLHAAFARVIVTDDGCGIPAENLQRIFNPFFTTNAHGTGLGLPAVRRIVRAHGGRVEVTSTVGSGSTFTLFLPYQATPAADEPAISTSE; via the coding sequence TTGCCAATTTTACCCACGGCGGACGGCTCTGAATGGCTGCCCCAATGGGAGGCTTTATTCGAGGCCATGGAAGATGGCGTGTGCGTGCAAACCACTGATGCGCGCATCATGCTGGTCAATCGTGCCTTTGCGGAGATGTTCGGACGCCCGCCCGCCGAGTTGATCGGCAAAACCTGCAATGACGTTTTTGGTTGCGCCAGCGACCACGGCCAGCTTCCGAAACAATGCGCGCGCCTCAACAGCCTGTTGACCGGCGTCACCGCGACCGAAGAGATTAGCGGGCGCAATCCGGGCCAGCGCCTGCGCGCCCGCGTTTCGCCCGTGCGCGATGTGGCCGGGCAGGTGATCGCGTTTGTGATGGTGGTGCGCGATGTGACGGATGTGGCCTTGCGCGAACGCGAGCAATCGCGCATCGAACAGATCGCGCGTTTAGGCGAGTTGGTGGCGGGGCTGGCGCACGAAATCAAAAACCCGCTGGCGGGGATACAAGGCGCGGTGGACATCCTGATCCAGCGCCGTCTGCCCGAAGACCCCGAGCGCGCCGTGCTCGAAAATGTGCGCCACGAGGTCAATCGCATTGATAGCGCGATTCAATTGCTGCTGAGCCGCGCCCGCCCGCGCACCTTCAATTTTCAACCGGCGAATCTGGCCGACACCGTGCAACGCGCCGTCGGTCTGGGCCAGGCGATTGCAGCCTCGGCGACCCACGGGCGCATTCGGGTAAAGTTCATCTCCCCGGCGCTGCCGTTGGTGCTTGCCATTGACGAACATCAAATCGAAGACGCCGTCCTCAATCTGATCTTGAATGCGCTCGACGCCATCGCAGGCCCCGGCCAAATCGTCGTTTCAGTGAGCCACGATCAACTCAACGATCTGCACGCGGCGTTTGCGCGCGTCATCGTGACCGATGACGGTTGCGGCATTCCGGCGGAAAACCTACAGCGCATCTTCAATCCGTTTTTCACCACCAATGCCCACGGCACCGGCCTGGGCCTGCCCGCCGTGCGCCGCATCGTGCGCGCCCACGGTGGCCGCGTCGAAGTCACCTCGACCGTCGGCAGCGGCTCGACCTTCACGCTGTTTCTGCCCTACCAAGCAACTCCCGCAGCGGATGAGCCGGCAATTTCCACCAGCGAATGA
- a CDS encoding MFS transporter, giving the protein MPPFKRQIRWWMLALLFFVTVINFVDRQALAVLGNDITDEFKLSNTAFGSIVSWFRFGMLVGEFPMGILMDRVGVRLGLALAVSWWSLGNGLHALAGSLWHFRIFRFWLGTGECGNYSGGNKIVATWFPVRERALAIGVFNSASMAGSFVAAFLIIPIREHFGWRAGFLVPSLLGVVWVLCWWFIYRQPQEHKSVTAAELQHILSDSVPEYSETAPSNWDLLKLKQTWGLMLCRFWVGPVVEFYLYWMPKYFRDVRGLSIKDSAYFNSVTFVFGDLGSIGGGVAAAWLLRKSWQVKSARQATLLFGASFCLLSFLVPVTHSVPVAIGLISLVLLGHTFLSANMFASVSDVFPNSAVARVTGLTGMANGVSGMLFPLITGVIVDKFSYGPVFFMAALMPLLGVLLALVTLKDFRRIEAVPRA; this is encoded by the coding sequence ATGCCCCCATTCAAACGCCAAATCCGCTGGTGGATGCTGGCGTTGCTGTTCTTTGTCACGGTCATCAATTTCGTAGACCGGCAGGCGCTGGCGGTGCTGGGCAATGACATCACTGACGAATTCAAACTGTCGAATACGGCGTTTGGCAGCATCGTCTCGTGGTTCCGCTTCGGCATGTTGGTCGGCGAATTCCCGATGGGCATATTGATGGATCGCGTGGGCGTGCGCCTCGGCTTGGCCCTGGCGGTGTCGTGGTGGTCGCTGGGCAATGGCTTGCACGCGCTGGCCGGTTCGCTCTGGCATTTTCGTATCTTCAGGTTTTGGCTGGGCACGGGTGAATGTGGCAATTATTCGGGCGGCAATAAGATCGTGGCTACTTGGTTCCCGGTGCGCGAGCGGGCCTTGGCGATTGGCGTCTTTAACAGCGCCTCGATGGCGGGGTCGTTCGTCGCGGCGTTTCTGATCATTCCGATTCGCGAACATTTCGGCTGGCGCGCGGGCTTTCTGGTGCCGAGTTTGTTGGGCGTCGTGTGGGTGTTGTGCTGGTGGTTTATCTATCGCCAGCCGCAGGAGCACAAAAGTGTGACGGCGGCGGAATTGCAGCACATCCTCAGCGACAGCGTGCCTGAATACAGTGAGACAGCGCCCAGCAATTGGGATTTGCTGAAGCTGAAACAAACCTGGGGGCTGATGCTCTGCCGGTTCTGGGTTGGCCCGGTGGTGGAGTTTTATTTGTACTGGATGCCGAAATACTTCCGCGATGTGCGCGGGTTGAGCATCAAGGACAGCGCCTATTTTAATTCGGTGACCTTTGTCTTTGGCGATTTGGGCAGCATCGGCGGTGGTGTGGCGGCGGCCTGGTTGCTGCGCAAAAGCTGGCAAGTCAAATCAGCGCGCCAGGCGACGTTGCTGTTTGGCGCATCGTTTTGTTTGCTCAGCTTTTTGGTGCCCGTGACGCACAGCGTGCCGGTGGCGATTGGGTTGATCTCGCTGGTGTTGCTGGGCCACACCTTTCTGTCGGCGAACATGTTCGCGTCGGTTTCGGATGTGTTTCCCAATTCGGCGGTCGCGCGGGTGACGGGGTTGACCGGCATGGCGAATGGCGTCAGCGGCATGCTTTTCCCGCTCATCACGGGCGTGATCGTAGACAAGTTTTCCTATGGGCCGGTCTTTTTTATGGCGGCGCTGATGCCCTTGCTGGGCGTGCTATTGGCGCTCGTGACCTTGAAAGATTTTCGGCGGATCGAGGCAGTACCGCGCGCGTGA